The Shewanella algae DNA segment CGCCAGTGTACTTGGGCTCTTGATGCTGGAAACCGGTCAAGGCAAGAGTATTCGCCTCATCGCCGAAGGCCCGGATGCCGAACCCGCGATGGACGCTATCTGCGCCCTGATCAACGCCCGTTTCGACGAAGCCAGCTAAAGCCTTAGCGCTGCACTCTTTGTTTCTATAACACCCCTGTCTTGAGGTAACATATCCTCGCTTTGCATCACAGGGGGAACTGCATGCCAATAGAAGCGCTCGACCAAGAGCTGACAGAACAACGTCTTACTCAACTAAACCAAGCTCTTAGCAGTGGTATGTTCGTGCATGTGCGCGACATGCTGCAGCGAATGACGGCTTCGGATATCGCCTTTATTCTCGAATCTTCACCGCCGCGTACCCGTCAGGTACTCTGGCAACTGGTGGATCAGGAGCAGAGCGGCGAGATCCTCGAAGAGCTGGGTGAAGATATGAAAGACCAGCTGATCAGCCTGATGAGTCCTGAGCGTTTGGCACGAG contains these protein-coding regions:
- a CDS encoding HPr family phosphocarrier protein, whose product is MAKVEREVTIVNKLGLHARAATKLAVLASEFEADITLIQGEKKASAASVLGLLMLETGQGKSIRLIAEGPDAEPAMDAICALINARFDEAS